A genomic window from Sulfurospirillum multivorans DSM 12446 includes:
- the rplD gene encoding 50S ribosomal protein L4 has product MSSAIVLNEKLENVGALALPSSFEEIHSHNLYLYVKSYQAALRSNTANTKTKGEVSGGGKKPWAQKGRGGARAGSRRSPVWVGGGAAFGPRANKNYDLKVNKKQKKLALEFALNEKALNNALFVVDSLTVESGKTKDAAKIVKTLGTRDALIVKQLVDENTLLAFRNLQNCYLVEANELNAYLATAFYAVIIEKSVLETITKEG; this is encoded by the coding sequence ATGAGTAGCGCAATCGTATTAAATGAAAAATTAGAAAATGTTGGTGCATTGGCTCTTCCTTCAAGCTTTGAAGAGATCCATTCACATAACCTATATCTTTATGTCAAATCATACCAAGCTGCGCTTCGTTCCAACACTGCTAACACCAAAACAAAAGGTGAAGTAAGCGGTGGTGGTAAAAAACCATGGGCTCAAAAAGGTCGTGGTGGTGCACGTGCTGGTAGTAGAAGAAGTCCAGTATGGGTTGGTGGTGGTGCTGCATTTGGCCCACGAGCTAACAAAAATTATGATTTAAAAGTCAATAAAAAACAGAAAAAATTGGCGCTTGAATTTGCATTGAATGAAAAAGCGCTCAATAACGCACTTTTTGTTGTTGATTCTTTAACTGTAGAATCAGGTAAAACCAAAGATGCAGCAAAAATCGTAAAAACACTTGGTACAAGAGACGCATTAATCGTTAAACAATTGGTTGACGAGAATACATTGTTAGCGTTTAGAAATCTTCAAAACTGCTACCTTGTCGAAGCGAATGAGCTTAATGCGTATTTAGCAACTGCGTTCTATGCGGTAATCATAGAAAAATCAGTGCTTGAAACAATCACAAAAGAGGGCTAA
- the rplC gene encoding 50S ribosomal protein L3, whose protein sequence is MEYIIEKIGMSRTIAVPSVPVTLLRVLEAKVCEVNAEKRALVSYVSGKKMNKAIAGQQKKYNLSAAFNRFVTLDVANAEAGDLDTAPLGEAKTLKVSLSTKGRGFTGVMKRHNFSGGPGAHGHRFHRTTGSIGNCEWPGRVQKGKKMPGHYGNTQVTVKNEIVSFDAQNGILAVKGSVPGANGSLGKARIVK, encoded by the coding sequence ATGGAATATATTATTGAAAAAATCGGCATGAGCCGAACAATCGCAGTACCAAGCGTTCCTGTCACGTTACTCAGAGTTTTAGAAGCGAAAGTATGTGAAGTTAACGCTGAAAAACGTGCTTTAGTTTCATATGTGAGTGGCAAAAAAATGAACAAAGCTATTGCGGGTCAGCAAAAGAAGTATAACCTTTCTGCTGCATTCAACCGTTTCGTAACACTTGATGTTGCAAACGCTGAAGCAGGTGATTTAGATACAGCACCTTTGGGTGAAGCAAAAACACTTAAAGTGTCTTTGAGTACTAAAGGTAGAGGTTTTACAGGCGTTATGAAACGTCACAATTTTAGTGGTGGTCCTGGTGCACACGGTCACCGTTTCCATAGAACTACGGGCTCAATCGGTAACTGCGAATGGCCAGGTCGTGTTCAAAAAGGCAAAAAAATGCCAGGTCATTATGGTAACACTCAAGTGACTGTAAAAAATGAGATCGTTTCATTTGACGCACAAAATGGTATCTTAGCTGTTAAAGGCTCCGTTCCAGGTGCAAATGGATCATTAGGTAAAGCAAGGATTGTTAAATGA
- the rpsJ gene encoding 30S ribosomal protein S10 has product MEKIRLKLKAYDHRVLDRSVAAIVEAVKRTGAEIVGPIPMPTKIKRYTVLRSPHVNKSSREQFEMRIHARMIDIVSATTDTVDSLMKLDLAPEVNVEVRAMGK; this is encoded by the coding sequence ATGGAAAAAATTAGACTTAAACTCAAGGCGTATGACCATAGAGTTTTAGACAGATCTGTTGCAGCTATCGTCGAAGCTGTCAAACGAACTGGAGCCGAGATCGTCGGACCAATTCCTATGCCTACAAAAATCAAGCGCTATACAGTGCTTAGATCTCCGCACGTAAACAAATCTTCAAGAGAGCAATTTGAGATGAGAATCCATGCACGTATGATCGACATCGTGTCTGCGACGACTGATACAGTTGATTCACTCATGAAACTTGACTTGGCACCTGAAGTCAATGTTGAAGTTAGAGCTATGGGTAAATAA
- a CDS encoding ATP-binding protein: MQTLQFFYEMNFKNGLFLDRKLSITHKKTILYGPRKSGKSHLIVDHLSHYEKGSYLYIDFSDDRVEPHLVAENVSLFIQKNRIKLLVIEHFDFSFELPNVEEILLSTSFTCKTLAGFDSLTLYPLDFEEFISFDKKHSNIEHLFNLFASHGTYPHIVQSVEQDYQRQMQMMLHLILNDTTTFLIYKRLCELQGSKISLFQIYNHLKSFTKISKDKLYAITSELIDQKLLFFVEKYNQPSAAKKVYPIDFALKDALTFKKDFLKRFENMVFLELIKRDKNVFYEEGIDFFLPEESLAIVCVGFATTEAIEMKLQKLLPTFWALHVKRIEVVTLSSESAKDIEGFSFSIAPFWEWALQL; this comes from the coding sequence ATGCAAACACTCCAATTTTTTTACGAAATGAATTTTAAAAATGGTCTCTTTTTGGATCGAAAACTATCCATCACGCACAAAAAAACCATTCTGTATGGACCACGAAAGAGTGGTAAAAGCCATCTGATTGTTGATCATTTAAGCCATTATGAAAAAGGGAGTTATCTCTATATTGATTTTTCCGATGATCGTGTGGAGCCTCATTTGGTGGCTGAAAACGTGTCTCTTTTTATTCAAAAAAACCGCATCAAACTCCTCGTCATCGAGCATTTTGACTTCTCCTTTGAACTTCCCAATGTCGAGGAAATATTGCTTTCAACCTCTTTTACATGTAAAACACTTGCGGGCTTTGACTCCCTCACACTTTACCCACTGGATTTTGAGGAGTTTATCTCGTTTGATAAAAAGCACTCGAATATTGAGCATCTCTTCAATCTCTTTGCCAGTCACGGCACCTACCCACATATTGTGCAAAGTGTTGAGCAAGATTATCAACGGCAGATGCAGATGATGCTGCATCTTATCTTAAACGACACGACCACCTTTTTGATCTACAAACGGTTGTGCGAACTGCAAGGAAGCAAAATTTCGCTGTTTCAAATTTACAACCACTTAAAGAGTTTTACAAAAATTTCCAAAGATAAACTGTATGCCATCACATCCGAGTTGATCGACCAAAAGCTTCTCTTTTTTGTAGAAAAGTACAATCAACCCAGTGCCGCTAAAAAGGTCTATCCGATTGATTTTGCGCTCAAAGATGCCCTCACCTTTAAAAAAGATTTTTTGAAACGTTTTGAAAATATGGTTTTTTTGGAGCTAATTAAGCGCGATAAAAACGTCTTTTACGAAGAGGGGATTGACTTTTTTCTCCCCGAAGAATCCTTAGCCATTGTGTGCGTTGGCTTTGCAACCACGGAGGCGATTGAGATGAAACTTCAAAAGCTTTTACCGACCTTTTGGGCTTTACATGTAAAGCGTATTGAAGTCGTCACACTGAGCAGTGAAAGTGCCAAAGACATTGAAGGATTTAGCTTTTCCATCGCCCCTTTTTGGGAATGGGCGTTACAACTCTAA
- a CDS encoding ATP-binding SpoIIE family protein phosphatase, producing the protein MFHHKEDLEKAFNKELFVIKNDLYYQQIDLTKNKKKELLRVDISYKPHSTLSGDTYSLRKTNDGRLVGFIADAMGKGLSAAMSAMAITRFLNYFFDELEEEEGFVFDVWITKTLKFLQKNLFDEEIMSIVLVEYDIHASVIKYASCGMPAFFIISEKGEFQSIRSNNPPLSVFTKSVQSNTLPSVPIAKMLCYSDGLSESLLRDGKLYASCLKEDFIDSMCVKDFRDKVKERIGKGDDDLTYIYIQKLELPKTFKVLRIPSTYEAIDAALLGITQYLKAHYIDSKTSSQIMLTLSELLLNALEHGSFGVDKARKNYLIEHNLFDEEMLRLEKVHQRKKIKIVYGILPNGKRELFEATISDQGEGFDTMVLKNIVLNAEKFSGRGFVIIRKLLDHFYFNKKGNAITIQKFITPTLEL; encoded by the coding sequence ATGTTCCACCACAAAGAAGATCTTGAAAAAGCGTTCAATAAAGAGCTTTTTGTGATCAAAAACGATCTGTACTATCAGCAAATTGATTTGACGAAAAACAAGAAAAAAGAGCTTTTACGTGTCGACATCTCTTACAAACCGCACAGCACGCTCAGTGGCGACACCTACTCCCTTCGCAAAACCAACGATGGAAGGTTGGTGGGATTTATCGCTGATGCGATGGGCAAAGGGCTTTCTGCGGCGATGAGTGCGATGGCGATCACACGATTTTTGAACTACTTTTTTGATGAGCTCGAAGAGGAAGAGGGCTTTGTTTTTGATGTGTGGATCACCAAAACGCTCAAATTTTTACAAAAAAATCTGTTTGATGAAGAGATCATGAGCATTGTGCTCGTGGAGTATGACATTCATGCATCGGTTATCAAATACGCCTCCTGTGGTATGCCCGCTTTTTTTATCATCAGTGAAAAGGGTGAGTTTCAATCGATTCGCAGTAACAATCCTCCCTTAAGTGTTTTCACAAAAAGTGTTCAAAGCAACACCCTTCCTTCCGTTCCGATTGCAAAGATGCTCTGCTACAGCGATGGGCTCAGTGAGAGTCTCCTGCGTGATGGAAAACTCTATGCTTCGTGTTTGAAAGAAGATTTTATTGACTCTATGTGTGTGAAAGATTTTCGCGATAAAGTGAAAGAGCGTATTGGCAAGGGGGATGATGATCTGACCTATATTTACATCCAAAAATTGGAGCTTCCCAAAACGTTTAAGGTTCTGCGTATCCCGAGCACCTACGAAGCGATCGATGCAGCACTGCTTGGCATTACGCAGTATCTTAAAGCGCATTATATCGATAGCAAAACATCGAGTCAGATTATGCTAACCCTCTCAGAGCTACTGTTAAATGCTTTGGAACATGGCAGTTTTGGAGTCGATAAAGCACGGAAAAATTATCTGATTGAGCACAATTTGTTTGATGAAGAGATGCTGCGACTTGAGAAAGTGCATCAGCGTAAAAAGATCAAAATTGTCTATGGCATCCTTCCTAATGGTAAACGCGAACTTTTTGAAGCGACGATTAGTGACCAAGGCGAAGGGTTTGATACGATGGTGCTCAAAAACATTGTCCTCAATGCTGAGAAGTTTAGCGGGCGTGGGTTTGTTATTATTCGCAAACTTTTAGACCATTTTTATTTCAACAAAAAAGGCAATGCCATTACGATTCAAAAATTCATCACACCCACGTTAGAGTTGTAA
- a CDS encoding ribonuclease HII → MLCGIDEAGRGCLAGPLVVAGAILKESVAGLNDSKQLSPKQREAFFEILQSKAEFKIVFCDHTMVDTKGLSACLRYAIETIKAHFSEHEILMDGNCNFGVSGITTMVKADAKVPEVSAASILAKVSRDRYMYNIAPTYPQYEFEKHKGYGSALHVEKIRAFGYCEIHRKSFKLKALSQPSLF, encoded by the coding sequence ATGTTATGTGGCATTGATGAAGCAGGACGAGGATGTTTAGCAGGACCGCTCGTCGTAGCAGGCGCTATTTTAAAAGAGAGTGTTGCAGGACTCAATGACTCTAAACAACTAAGTCCAAAACAGCGCGAAGCCTTTTTTGAGATCCTTCAAAGCAAAGCCGAATTTAAAATCGTCTTTTGCGACCATACCATGGTCGATACAAAAGGACTCAGTGCCTGCCTTAGATACGCCATAGAAACGATTAAAGCGCATTTTTCGGAGCATGAGATTTTAATGGACGGTAACTGCAATTTTGGCGTTTCGGGTATCACCACGATGGTCAAAGCCGATGCCAAAGTTCCTGAAGTCAGTGCGGCAAGCATTTTAGCCAAAGTCAGCCGTGACCGCTATATGTACAACATTGCGCCTACCTATCCACAGTACGAATTTGAGAAACACAAAGGCTATGGCAGTGCTTTACATGTAGAAAAAATCAGAGCCTTTGGCTACTGCGAAATTCACCGAAAATCCTTCAAACTCAAAGCACTCTCTCAACCTTCGCTGTTCTGA